A window of Sphingobium herbicidovorans contains these coding sequences:
- a CDS encoding phage integrase encodes MVFSASLPTCLVVQIVPLCSALLQQVAPPAHHQNDAIRDLILACEAGIMRTALTQSMVDKFPISVKVKDYRDARLKGLILRITPAGVKSFYCEYARGKRVWLGRADAVGLSEARESARVILSEVYRGIDPIEARKPKREVPTFRAFLDGDYGLWAKANQKAHKQNLNRLATAFKVLLDKRLDAITALDVERWRAGEVERGLSLETINRDISSIKATFNRAVEWELLGTNPLAKVKKSRTDNCPKVRYLSYDEEARLRAALDVREERRRAERDSANRWRSERGYELLPSLRQLAFTDHVKPLILLSINTGCRRGELFDLTWSNVDLDRRILTVTGATAKSRRTRHIPLNREAMFVLQGWRAQAESTDGLVFVNDAGQRFDRVNFSWRHLLKDAGITAFRWHDMRHHFASRLVMGGVDLNTVRELLGHSDYAMTLRYAHLAPEHKLKAVEVLVSTSPFAAAA; translated from the coding sequence ATGGTCTTTTCTGCCAGTCTGCCGACATGTCTGGTGGTGCAGATTGTCCCGTTATGTTCCGCTCTGTTGCAGCAGGTTGCACCACCAGCGCACCACCAGAACGATGCGATTCGGGATTTGATTTTGGCATGCGAGGCCGGAATAATGCGGACTGCTTTGACACAATCCATGGTCGATAAGTTTCCCATATCGGTTAAAGTCAAAGATTATAGGGATGCCCGACTGAAAGGCTTGATCCTGCGCATAACGCCCGCCGGGGTGAAGTCCTTCTATTGCGAATATGCGCGGGGCAAGCGGGTGTGGCTGGGCAGGGCTGATGCGGTGGGTTTGTCCGAGGCGCGCGAGAGCGCCCGCGTCATTCTTTCCGAAGTCTATCGCGGCATTGATCCCATCGAAGCGCGCAAGCCCAAGCGGGAGGTGCCGACCTTCCGCGCCTTTCTCGATGGCGACTATGGGCTTTGGGCCAAGGCCAATCAAAAAGCGCATAAGCAAAACCTCAACCGGCTGGCGACCGCGTTCAAAGTGCTGTTGGATAAGCGCCTCGATGCAATCACGGCTCTAGATGTCGAACGCTGGCGTGCAGGCGAGGTCGAACGCGGGCTGAGCCTCGAAACCATCAACCGGGATATTTCCTCAATCAAGGCCACATTCAACCGCGCGGTGGAATGGGAATTGCTCGGGACCAATCCTCTCGCCAAGGTCAAGAAATCGCGTACCGACAATTGCCCCAAAGTTCGCTATCTCTCCTACGACGAAGAGGCCCGCTTGCGGGCGGCGCTCGATGTTCGCGAGGAGCGCCGCCGCGCCGAGCGCGATTCGGCTAACCGTTGGCGGAGCGAACGCGGGTATGAATTGCTGCCGAGCCTGCGGCAGTTGGCCTTTACCGACCATGTAAAGCCGCTAATCCTGCTCTCGATCAACACGGGCTGCCGTCGCGGTGAACTTTTCGATCTCACCTGGTCGAATGTCGATCTCGACCGGCGTATTCTGACCGTGACGGGTGCGACCGCGAAGTCGCGGCGAACGCGCCATATCCCGCTCAACCGGGAGGCCATGTTCGTTTTGCAGGGCTGGCGGGCGCAAGCGGAAAGCACCGATGGGCTGGTTTTTGTGAACGACGCGGGCCAGCGGTTTGATCGCGTCAATTTCTCGTGGCGGCATTTGCTCAAGGATGCGGGCATCACCGCGTTCCGCTGGCATGACATGCGCCACCATTTCGCCTCGCGGCTGGTAATGGGCGGGGTCGATCTCAACACCGTGCGCGAACTGCTTGGGCATAGCGATTATGCGATGACGCTGCGCTATGCCCATCTCGCGCCCGAGCATAAGCTGAAAGCCGTGGAAGTGCTGGTCAGCACCTCGCCATTTGCAGCGGCGGCATGA
- a CDS encoding glycoside hydrolase family 108 protein, whose amino-acid sequence MDVAALIDEVIAREGGYSNHPADRGGPTNFGITQAVARANGYAGDMRQLPRRMAEAIYRRLYWERPGYAFVAQAAPHIAAELFDSAVNMGPGTATGFLQRALNALNRNQKDYPDLKVDRAIGAKTLAALRAFMMLRGKAGEKVLLKAIEALQGERYVALAESRPANEAFLYGWLANRIGN is encoded by the coding sequence ATGGATGTTGCGGCGCTGATTGATGAAGTGATCGCGCGCGAGGGGGGCTATAGCAACCATCCCGCGGATCGGGGCGGCCCCACCAATTTCGGCATTACCCAGGCAGTGGCGCGGGCCAATGGCTATGCTGGCGACATGCGGCAGTTGCCACGCAGGATGGCCGAAGCAATTTACCGGCGGCTTTACTGGGAACGGCCAGGCTATGCCTTCGTCGCGCAGGCCGCGCCGCACATAGCGGCGGAACTGTTCGACAGCGCCGTCAACATGGGTCCGGGAACCGCGACAGGGTTCCTGCAAAGAGCGCTCAACGCCCTCAATCGCAACCAGAAGGATTATCCCGACCTGAAGGTCGATCGCGCGATCGGGGCGAAGACGCTGGCGGCGCTGCGCGCCTTCATGATGCTGCGCGGCAAGGCCGGGGAGAAGGTGCTGCTCAAGGCGATCGAGGCGTTGCAGGGCGAACGCTATGTAGCGCTGGCCGAGAGCAGGCCCGCCAATGAGGCGTTTCTCTACGGCTGGCTTGCAAACCGGATCGGCAATTGA
- a CDS encoding 3TM-type holin: MSVSRARRTPADPWTVRARPAFLYVMYGLLLWSVPLGLVGGARPEMAEAIIRTMRAYFEALPEPLYALFGTGYLGYTAARTWGKVKGAER, encoded by the coding sequence ATGAGCGTGTCCCGCGCCAGGCGGACACCGGCGGATCCCTGGACGGTGCGCGCGAGACCCGCGTTCCTCTACGTCATGTACGGGCTGCTGTTATGGTCCGTACCGCTGGGGCTGGTCGGAGGCGCGCGGCCGGAGATGGCCGAAGCGATCATCCGGACGATGCGCGCCTATTTCGAAGCGCTGCCCGAACCGCTCTATGCGCTGTTTGGAACAGGCTATCTCGGCTACACGGCAGCGCGCACATGGGGAAAGGTGAAAGGCGCTGAACGGTAG